The following coding sequences lie in one Ostrea edulis chromosome 8, xbOstEdul1.1, whole genome shotgun sequence genomic window:
- the LOC125662767 gene encoding complement C1q tumor necrosis factor-related protein 4-like isoform X2 produces the protein MKVNNLEVKLEILEGVVFRLISENDDLKGRFEYLENILENCDKCENEKVKSSDDEEYNHTLSEIDRVVTKSGKEETEVFTSNSARNAEKVTKTRKDSTNTYRREAQDFEKRVEQRSQSDVIAFHAYLSTDSSGPLPAHHILKFDTVSLNRGNGYNAFDGIFIVPVSGTYVFTWAFMSEPRGTVSTQLMRNSDILGTRFADSATSTVWDFATGIVVADVDQGDHIYVQLRLNSHGKVLSIPHSRNTFSGWLLN, from the exons ATGAAAGTAAACAATTTGGAGGTAAAATTGGAAATTCTGGAGGGCGTTGTGTTCCggttgatatcagaaaatgacgACTTGAAAGGTAGATTTGAATATTTGGAGAATATTCTGGAAAACTGCGACAAGTGTGAAAATGAGAAAGTAAAGTCGTCAGATGATGAGGAATATAATCACACATTGTCTGAAATCGATAGAGTTGTTACTAAATCTGGGAAAGAAGAAACAGAAGTATTCACTTCAAACTCCGCCAGAAACGCGGAGAAGGTTACAAAAACTCGTAAAGATTCCACAAACACGTACAGAAGGGAAGCACAAGATTTCGAGAAAAGGG TGGAACAAAGATCGCAGTCGGATGTGATAGCATTCCATGCTTATCTATCCACTGACAGTTCTGGCCCTCTACCCGCCCACCATATCCTTAAGTTTGATACGGTTTCGTTGAACAGGGGAAACGGGTACAACGCCTTCGATGGGATTTTCATCGTGCCTGTGTCGGGTACCTACGTCTTTACCTGGGCATTCATGTCCGAGCCGAGGGGTACAGTGAGTACACAATTAATGAGGAACTCAGACATCcttggaacaagattcgctgacTCTGCCACCTCCACGGTGTGGGACTTTGCTACCGGAATTGTCGTGGCGGATGTCGATCAAGGCGACCATATATATGTTCAGTTGCGGTTAAACTCGCATGGAAAAGTATTGAGTATACCCCATAGTAGAAACACTTTTTCAGGATGGcttttgaattga
- the LOC125662767 gene encoding uncharacterized protein LOC125662767 isoform X1 — MICKSLCILLCLLNAFHEIYGKSTDGLPLKVDNLEVKLEILEDIVFRLISENDDLKDRVQYLEKMVKNCDKCENEKIKSSDDEGYNHTLPKIDGGIAKSGKEEIEEIKPNSVKKEDSIPEKRKEFIQPFRRQAQDLERKVEQRSQSDVIAFHAYLSTDSSGPLPAHHILKFDTVSLNRGNGYNAFDGIFIVPVSGTYVFTWAFMSEPRGTVSTQLMRNSDILGTRFADSATSTVWDFATGIVVADVDQGDHIYVQLRLNSHGKVLSIPHSRNTFSGWLLN, encoded by the exons ATGATTTGCAAATCATTATGCattttgctttgtttattgAATGCATTTCACGAAATTTATGGAAAATCCACCGATGGTTTGCCATTGAAAGTGGACAATTTGGAGGTAAAATTGGAAATTCTGGAGGACATTGTGTTCCggttgatatcagaaaatgacgACTTGAAAGATAGAGTTCAATATTTGGAGAAGATGGTGAAAAACTGCGACAAGtgtgaaaatgaaaaaataaagtcGTCAGATGATGAGGGATATAATCATACGTTGCCTAAAATCGATGGAGGAATTGCTAAATCTGGAAAGGAGGAAATAGAAGAAATCAAGCCAAACTCCGTGAAGAAAGAGGATAGCATTCCGGAAAAGCGAAAAGAATTCATACAGCCGTTCCGAAGGCAAGCACAAGATTTGGAGAGAAAAG TGGAACAAAGATCGCAGTCGGATGTGATAGCATTCCATGCTTATCTATCCACTGACAGTTCTGGCCCTCTACCCGCCCACCATATCCTTAAGTTTGATACGGTTTCGTTGAACAGGGGAAACGGGTACAACGCCTTCGATGGGATTTTCATCGTGCCTGTGTCGGGTACCTACGTCTTTACCTGGGCATTCATGTCCGAGCCGAGGGGTACAGTGAGTACACAATTAATGAGGAACTCAGACATCcttggaacaagattcgctgacTCTGCCACCTCCACGGTGTGGGACTTTGCTACCGGAATTGTCGTGGCGGATGTCGATCAAGGCGACCATATATATGTTCAGTTGCGGTTAAACTCGCATGGAAAAGTATTGAGTATACCCCATAGTAGAAACACTTTTTCAGGATGGcttttgaattga
- the LOC125662766 gene encoding uncharacterized protein LOC125662766 isoform X2: protein MSTVVLRLVKENEKLETMVVTVPRLIKKNEKLELMVDSFIKGNKLLKNRVNLLEQIVQNVVACNDEQPNVTDGVAKKDKARKQGSGIMGITDMSGEQDEEDSKESYHRDQQTRKRIVPPTSFPTSLVAFHAYLSKDSTGPLSAHHILKFDSISLNKGHGYNAYDGIFIAPTSGTYVFTWSIMSDVQGNVFSQLMKNSDIIGTRYADSATSTVWDFATGIVVVGVNQGDHVYVWLGRESVGKVLSVLYSRTTFSGWILN, encoded by the exons ATGTCTACTGTTGTACTCCGACTTGTTAAGGAAAACGAGAAATTAGAAACCATGGTTGTCACTGTACCGAGACTGATTAAGAAAAACGAAAAACTAGAACTTATGGTTGACTCATTTATCAAGGGGAACAAATTATTGAAGAATAGAGTCAACCTTCTAGAGCAAATAGTGCAAAATGTCGTGGCTTGTAATGACGAACAGCCGAATGTCACAGATGGGGTAGCTAAGAAAGACAAAGCGAGGAAGCAGGGGAGTGGGATAATGGGAATCACAGACATGTCTGGAGAGCAGGATGAAGAGGATTCAAAAGAATCATACCACAGAGACCAGCAAACCAGAAAGAGAATAG TACCACCAACGTCTTTTCCGACTAGTCTAGTCGCTTTCCATGCCTATCTATCAAAAGACAGCACAGGCCCTCTTTCAGCTCACCATATTCTGAAGTTTGACAGCATTTCCTTAAACAAAGGACACGGATATAACGCTTACGATGGTATATTCATTGCTCCAACTTCCGGAACTTATGTTTTCACCTGGTCAATAATGTCAGATGTACAAGGCAACGTCTTTAGTCAACTGATGAAAAATTCCGACATTATTGGTACTAGATATGCCGACTCTGCAACTTCCACCGTGTGGGATTTTGCAACAGGAATTGTCGTTGTGGGCGTTAATCAGGGTGACCACGTATACGTGTGGCTAGGAAGAGAATCTGTGGGGAAAGTATTAAGTGTCCTCTACAGCAGAACGACATTTTCCGGGTGGATTTTAAACTAA
- the LOC125662766 gene encoding uncharacterized protein LOC125662766 isoform X1: protein MTMFVLCVVLCIVGPLLKVSALPSTDLKGKIENLYTKLETMSTVVLRLVKENEKLETMVVTVPRLIKKNEKLELMVDSFIKGNKLLKNRVNLLEQIVQNVVACNDEQPNVTDGVAKKDKARKQGSGIMGITDMSGEQDEEDSKESYHRDQQTRKRIVPPTSFPTSLVAFHAYLSKDSTGPLSAHHILKFDSISLNKGHGYNAYDGIFIAPTSGTYVFTWSIMSDVQGNVFSQLMKNSDIIGTRYADSATSTVWDFATGIVVVGVNQGDHVYVWLGRESVGKVLSVLYSRTTFSGWILN from the exons ATGACTATGTTTGTACTGTGCGTTGTGTTGTGTATCGTGGGTCCATTACTCAAAGTGTCTGCACTCCCCAGTACTGATTTAAAAGGAAAGATTGAGAATTTGTATACGAAACTTGAGACCATGTCTACTGTTGTACTCCGACTTGTTAAGGAAAACGAGAAATTAGAAACCATGGTTGTCACTGTACCGAGACTGATTAAGAAAAACGAAAAACTAGAACTTATGGTTGACTCATTTATCAAGGGGAACAAATTATTGAAGAATAGAGTCAACCTTCTAGAGCAAATAGTGCAAAATGTCGTGGCTTGTAATGACGAACAGCCGAATGTCACAGATGGGGTAGCTAAGAAAGACAAAGCGAGGAAGCAGGGGAGTGGGATAATGGGAATCACAGACATGTCTGGAGAGCAGGATGAAGAGGATTCAAAAGAATCATACCACAGAGACCAGCAAACCAGAAAGAGAATAG TACCACCAACGTCTTTTCCGACTAGTCTAGTCGCTTTCCATGCCTATCTATCAAAAGACAGCACAGGCCCTCTTTCAGCTCACCATATTCTGAAGTTTGACAGCATTTCCTTAAACAAAGGACACGGATATAACGCTTACGATGGTATATTCATTGCTCCAACTTCCGGAACTTATGTTTTCACCTGGTCAATAATGTCAGATGTACAAGGCAACGTCTTTAGTCAACTGATGAAAAATTCCGACATTATTGGTACTAGATATGCCGACTCTGCAACTTCCACCGTGTGGGATTTTGCAACAGGAATTGTCGTTGTGGGCGTTAATCAGGGTGACCACGTATACGTGTGGCTAGGAAGAGAATCTGTGGGGAAAGTATTAAGTGTCCTCTACAGCAGAACGACATTTTCCGGGTGGATTTTAAACTAA